A window of bacterium genomic DNA:
GTGCACCTCGCCGACCACGTTCAGGCCCAGCAGGATCGAGACGCCGATGGCGCGGTCGAGGGCCACGTCGTCGATCTCGAAGGGCGGGGCGTCGTCCATCTCGTAGGTGCAGACGGTGTTCTGGTTGAGCAGGTAGACGATGTCCTTGCGGGTCTTGAACTCCATCAGGGCCGTGCCGTCGTATTCGCCCATCTCGCTCAGGGTCGGCCGCATGTGCCGCAGGATCTCGGCGTGGTGCTCGTTGTTGTTGTACTGGCCGGCGGGGCAGCGGCAGAAGAGCTTGCGCACCGTCAGGAGCTGCTGGTGCACCTCGAGGCCGCACAGGAAACCGAGGTCGGCGTAGTCGGCGGGGCCCAGGCTGCCGAAGGCGGGCAGGGGCTGGCGCAGCCAGGGGTCGGCGACGAGAAAACGATCGTCCATGGGCGGCGGTCCTCGCGAAATGGGATCGGGACGTGGGGACGGGTCCACACCGGTCGGAGTCCAAGATAGAGGAGCGTAAACCGAACCTCCAGTTTTCGTTGGCCTGATTCCGCGAGCCCCGTTTTCAAAATCGGCGATTACCAAAATCGTCCCATTTTCTGACTTGACGAAATTTAACAACCTCGCTATCGTAGCTTGACAACGATTTCACAGCTTCGTGCGCCCGCGGAGCGATTTTGTGAGTTTCCTGACAATCGTGGAGGAGGCGGCAGGGTGAGGAAGAACCGGAAGAGTTGCGATGTCCCCGATGCCACGATCCATCGGCTCCCCCTCTATCTCGAGAAGCTGAAGATGCTCCAGGCCATCGGCGTGGAGGACGTTTCGAGCCGCCAGCTGGCCGAGTCGCTGGACATCAAGGCCAGCCAGCTGCGCCACGATTTCCACTACTTCGGTGGCTTCAGCCGCCCCGGGCGCCCGTATCAGGTGGAGAAGCTGGTGCCGGCCCTCGAGAAGATCATCGGCATCTCCGTGCCCCAGCCGACGGCCATCATCGGCGCCGGGCACCTGGGCCAGGCCCTGGCCAACTACCAGAACCTCGATCTGCAGGGTTTCCCGGTGAAGGGCATCTTCGACACCAACCCGAAGCTGGTCGGGGTCGAGATGCGGGGCTGCCCCGTGCGCGACATGGACGAACTCGAAACGGTGATCCAGGCCGAGAAGATCAAGATCGCCATCCTCACGGTGCCCGCCGCCCAGGCCCAGGGTGTGACCGACCGCCTCGTCGGCGCCGGCATCATCGGCATCTTCAACTTCGCCCCGACCGACCTGAAGGTCCCCGAGGGCGTGGCCGTGCGCAACGAGCGGCTCGCCGTGGGCATCATGTCGCTCAGTTTCAAGGTGAAGTGCATCCTGCAGGCCCAGGAGATGTACAACTCGGGCCCCGAGTCGATCTGAGCCACGGCCGATCCCGGACGAGGCAAGGCCGGCCCCATCAAGGGGCCGGCCTTCTCTTTGCAGCGCCTGGCGCGGCTAGATCTGGAACAGGTACTGGATCTTCATGAAGTAGGTGCGGGCCATCAGGCGCCACTTCTCCTCCTCGAAGCCCGGGTCGGGGCTGAACTCGCCGTAGTTCCGCGTGGAGCCCACGTAGAAGATCGAGAACGGGTTCAGGCGCCAGGTGAGCAGGGGGTCGGCGTCCCAGCTGTTGGCGAAGTCGTTGTACTGCAGCACCACGCGCGCCGACCACTCCCGGCTCAGCTGCAGGTTCAGCCGCGAGCGGGCCACGTAGCCCGCGAACAGCCGCTGACCGTCGTCGACCGACGTGGAGCGGATGTAGCTGAAGCTGTTCTCCCAGACCAGCCGGCTGACGGGCTTGAGGTTCACCCACCCCGAGTAGTTCGTCTCCTTGCCCATGACCAGGTCGCCCCGGGCGATGCGATGGCCGTACGAGTAGCTGCCGCCGCCGTTGATCACCTCGGCCGGATTCAGCTGGAAGTCGATCTCGTTGAGGAAGATGCCGTCGAACTGGACGTCGTGGAAGAGCTCGTTGCTGTCCATGTGCTCCAGTTCGATGTAGGTCTGGGCCCAGCGCAGGCGGGTCCAGATGGCGCCGCCCAGCCACTCGTCCTTCTTCAGGCCGTCGAAGTTCCACACCCGGCCGGCGTGGGCGCTGACGCCGACCCGGTCGAAGAGCGGGTGGTCGTCCAGGTAGAAGGTGTAGCTGTTCCACAGCGTCGTCTGGTGCTGGTCGTTGCGGGGCTCGAAGCCGTTCTCGGCCCGGTAGGTGGGGCTGCGGCCCCAATAGTCGAAGTCGAGGCTGTAGTGGCGGCCGTAGCGTTCGAAGCTGGCGTAGGCGGCCTGGCCCCAGAAGGTCTCGCCGTCGAAGCTCCGGGTGTGCTTGCCGCCGTCGAAGGTCTCGCCGTCGAGGTCGGCGGTGAGCGCGGGGGCGTCGGGCTCCTCGGTGTAGCTGCCCAGGACCTGCAGTTCGATGGACGCGTTCTGGGTCAGGCGCAGCCGCGTGTCGCCGCCGAAGGTGGTGCCCGAGCCGCCGCCTTCGTGGCGCCGGTCGGTGAAGATGGCGCCGGCGTGGGACTGGGACCCCAGGGTGCGCTGGTAGCGGCCGAGGGTCGACCAGCTGCGCCCCGCCTCGAGCAGCACGCTCTCCTCGGCGAAGGGGATGATGTAGGGCGATGCCTCGTCCTGGGCCGTCATCACGGCGAAGTTCGAGGCGCCGGGCCGGCCGGTGGCCTTGGCCGCCCACAGGGGCTGGTTGATGGAACGGGTGTAGACCACGTTGAACCAGGTGTTCCACAGGTCGCTGCCCTCCTGGAAGAAGGGGCGCTTCTCCGGGTAGAAGAGGGCGAAGGTGGAGTTGACGTCGATCTGGGCCGCGTCGGACTCGACCTGGCTGAAGTCGGGATTCACCGTGGCCTCGGCCGTGGTGGTGGGCCCGATGCCGTACTTCACGCCCACGCCCGGCTCGCCCTTCAGGTCGCCGTTCGCGAACTCGCCGGTGTCCTCGTCGCGCCGGCTGGCCTGGCTGGCCACGAACGAGGGAAGGATCTCCAGGCCGCTGCCCGGCCGCACGCCCGTGATGCCGCGCAGGGTGCCCCAGTTGCAGGGCCAGCAGTCGTCGTCGCGGTCGTATTCGCCCCACGAATACTGGCCGCGCACCTCGCGGGGATGGTTGCGCCAGAAGTCGACGCGCCACACCTGCTCCGGCTGGTCCGGGAAGCGCAGCCCCGTCCAGGGGATGGCCATCTCGACCACCCAGCCCGTGTCGGTGATGCGGCCGCTGGTGTAGTAGACCAGGTCGTAGGTCATGTCCTCGCCGTGGCCCGCCGACCAGAGCAGGTCGCCCTGGATGCCGTAGGGGTTGGCCGCGATCTCGTAGGCCCAGCCCTGGCTGGCGAAGGTGTCCAGCGCGAGGATCACGTAGTCGTCGTTCCAGATGCGGTCGCGCTCGGTGAAGGTGGCGCGCACCCGGGCCGGATCGTCGAAGCACTGCCAGGCGATGTAGAGGAACTCGTCGTTGTAGGTGACCCACACCTCGGTGTCGACCGGGGGGCGGGTCTGGTCGCCGGGCTGGTGCTCGACGAAGTTCAGGGCGGGGGTGAGGCCCTCCCAGCCGGCGTCGTCCAGCACGCCGTCGATGGCGATGGGGCCGCGGGCGGGGCGGGTGGTGAGTTCGGGGAAGCGCACCGCCTCCCAGGCCGGGTGGTGGTCGGCCCGCTGGGCCGAGGCCGCGCCGGCGGCGAGCAGCAGGGCGCACAGGGCGAGGCCGGCGGCGGCGCGTGGCCGCGCGGACGAGGTCAGGGGCGGATTCTGCAAGGCCGTTGGTCCTTCGCGTCGGGAGGTGCGGGGACGGACCCGACACCTACGCAGGGGCGCCGGCCGGGTTGCACCCCGGCGACCGTTTTCCGCTACCAGCGCAGCAGGTTGGCGCCCCAGGTGAACCCGGAGCCGAACGCCACCAGCACCACCAGGTCGCCCTCCCGCACGCGCCCCTCGGCCACGGCCTCGGCCAGGGCGATGGGGATCGAGGCGGCCGTCGTGTTGCCGTAGCGTGCGATGTTCGCGTAGACCTTCTCCGGGCCGAACCCGAGGCGGGCGGCGACCGCGTCGGTGATGCGCTGGTTGGCCTGGTGGGGAATGACGAGGGCCACGTCGTCCGGCGCGACGCCCCCCTTCGCCAGCACCGCGGCGATGGCCTCGCCGAAGCGCCGGGTGGCGTGCTTGAAGACGAGCGGGCCGTTCATGTGGGGGAAGTGCAGGCCGGCGTCGAGCATGGCCGGGGTGACGCGTCCCGCGACCGTGGCCTCGGGCGCCACCACGCACAGGTCGCGGGCGAAGCGCCCCTGGCTGTGCAGCACCGAGGCGAGCACGCCGCGGTCGGTGCCCTCGCGGGCCTGGACCACGGCGGCGCCGGCCCCGTCGCCGAACAGCACGGCCACGTCGCGGCCGGCGGTCGTCGCGTTCAGGGCGGTGCTCTGGACCTCGGCGCCGATCACCAGCACCGTGTCGGCGGTGCCCGCCCTGATGAAGCCGTCGGCGGCGGCCAGCCCGTACACGAAGCCCGTGCACTGGTTGCGGATGTCCATGGCGCCGGCGGTCTGCAGGCCGAGCAGGTCCTCGACGAAGACGCCGTTGCCGGGGAAGAAGAGGTCCGGGTTCAGGGTCGCGAAGATGACCTGGTCGACGTCGCCCGGGGCGACCCCCGCCCGGTCCAGGGCCGCGCGCGCCGCGGCGGCGCCCATCTCGCTGCCGGTCATCTCGGTGCGGCCGTCGGCGTCGCGCCGCAGCCAGCGCCGTTCGCGGATGCCGCTGCGCTCGACGATCCAGGCGTCGCTGGTGTCCATCAGGCGGGTCAGGTCGTCGTTGGTCACGACGTTGTCGGGCACGAAGTACCCGGTGCCGGTGATCACGGCCTGGCGCATGGGATCCTCCTGGCGGGGCCGTGCCGGCGAGTGGGCAGGCGCGTGGTCAACGGGACCGGCTCAACGGTGCTGGGCGATGGCGCCCGGCATGAGGGTCCGGTTCTGCTTGATGAAGGTCTCGGCGTCGGCGCGCGACGGGAAGTAGCCGATGCGCACGCGGTAGATGATGGTGCCGTCCGAGGTGTTGCCGACCTTCACGCGGGCGTCCCAGCCCTTGGCCTGGAGACGCTCGGCCTCGCGGTCGGCGTTGTCGGCGTTGCCGAAGGAACCGACCTGCACCACGTAGGGGCCGAGCTCGAGGGGCACGACCTGCGCGCTGGGCTTCTGGGTCGGGGTCGTGGCGGGCGTCGCGGTGGCGGCCGGCGTCGTCGTCGCGGGGGCGGGCGGGGTGGTGTCCGGGGTCGGCACCGGCGTGTCGGCCGCGGCGGCGGCGGCCGTGGGCTTCTGGCCGGCGCCCTCCTCGGGCACGAGGGTCGTGGACTCGCCGGCGATGTCCACGTCGCCCGAATGGATGGGCGCATCGGACAGGTTCGATTCGACGTCTGGGGCGGTGACCACGGTCTGCTGTTCGCCGATGCCCGCGGGCACGTCGGCGCTCTGGGTGCGGAACAGGAACACCGCGCCCACGATGCACACGAGGATGGCCAGCCACATGATGCGCGGCATGCCGCCCCCGCGGCCGGCGTTGCGGCGGCGGGTTCCGTCCTTCAGCAGTCCCTGTTTCTTGCCTGTCATGTGGTCACCCTTCCCTGGGTTGGATCGGCTGCTCGGTGTCCGGCTTGAGCAGGCTGAAGGCCACGGTCGCGACCAGGGCGGCCGCGAAGCCGGGAATCATCTCGTAGAGGGCCGCCTTGAGCGGCGCGACGTTGTACCAGGCCACGACGACCACGGTTCCGCTGACGAAGCCCGCCAGGACCCCCGCGCGGCTGGTGCGGCGCCAGTACAGGGACAGCAGCAGCGGCGGGCCGAAGGCGGCCCCCAGGCCGGCCCAGGCGTACAGCACCATGTTGAAGACCAGATCCTGGGCCCGCCACGCCAGCAGGAAGCCGACCAGGCCCACGCCCAGGGTGGCCCAGCGCCCGATGGCCACCAGGCGCGCCTGGGAGGCGTCGGGCCGGATCAGCCGTCGGTAGATATCCTCGCTGATGGCGCTCGCCGATGCAAGCAATTGGCTGTCGGCGGTGGACATCATGGCCGCGATGGCGCCCGTGATCATGAGCACCGCCAGCCCGGAGGGCATGAAGTGGCGGGCCATCATGGGCATGAGCTGCTCGGAGTCGGCGATCAGGCCGCCCTCGCCCACGATGTCCGGCCCGAAGAAGGCCACGCCGGTGATGCCGATGAGGATGGCCCCGCCGAAGGCGATCAGCGCCCAGGCGATGGCGATGACGCGGCCCTTGGCCACCTCGGCGCCCGAGGTGATGGCCATGAAGCGCAGCACCAGGTGGGGCTGGCCCATGTAGCCCAGGCCGATGGCCAGGCTGCCGGCCACCGCGCTGGCGGCCGCCCAGCCCGAGGCGCCGGGCGCCAGGGCCAGGTAGGTGCCGCCGAGGGCGGCCAGGCGCTCGTGCAGGCCGCCGAAGCCGCCCAGTTCGGCCAGCACGGCCAGGGGCAGCACGGCCAGGGTGACGAGCATGATGATGCCCTGGACCAGGTCGGTCCAGGCCACCGCGAGCAGGCCGCCGGCCGCGGTGTAGAAGAGGATGAGCACGGCGCCGATGGCCATGCCGGCCAGGGGCGGGATGTTCAGGTAGTAGTTCAGCACCTTGCCCGCGGCGAGGAACTGGGCCGCCACGTAGAAGGTGAAGAAGAAGAGGATGATCACCGTGGCGGTGATGCGCAGGGCGTGGCCCGGGTCGGGGAAGCGGGCGGCGAACCAGTCGGCCAGGGTGATGGCGCCCACGCGCTCGGTCTCCTCGCGCAGCCGGCGGGCCACCACGAACCAGCTGAAGGCGATCCCCGCGCAGCAGCCCACGCCCACCCAGAGGGCGGTCAGGCCCGAGGCCCAGGCCACCGCCGGCAGGCCCACCAGCAGCCAGGCCGACTCGCCGCTGGCCCGCTCGCTGAAGGCCGCCACCCAGGGGCCCAGCTTGCGGTCGGCCAGCAGGTAGTCGTCGAGGGTGCGGTTGCGCCGGGCGGCCCAGCCGCCGACCCCGAGGATCAGCACGCTGTAGATGATCAGTCCGACGACGAGGGGATTCAAGGGCGCTCCATCCGTGGGCGAGGGTTCCGTCGGGCCATTCTAGGGGGAATCCGGCCGGGGGATCAATGATGAACCGGATCCGGACCGGGGGTGACACCCGGGCCGGGCACCCGTATCATGGGCGCTTGTCAGGAACGAGTCCCGCTGGCCGCGCCCCCGGAGGAATGCCGTGACCCCACCCCAATGGTTCGTCGATTGCGGCCCCGTGCTGCAGGCCCTGGCCGCCACCATCTTCACCTGGGGGGTGACGGCCCTCGGCGCCGCGGTGGTGTACGTCTTCAATACGGTCAACCGCAAGCTGCTCGACGCCATGCTCGGCTTCGCGGCCGGCATCATGATCGCGGCCAGCTTCTGGTCGCTGCTGAATCCGGCCATCGCCATGGCCGAGGCCCAGGGCCAGAACGCGGTGCTCGCGGCGGTGGTGGGCTTCCTGGCCGGCGGCGCCTTCCTCTACCTCGTCGACAAGAGCCTGCCCCACCTGCACCTGGGCTTCCCCACGGAGGAGGCCGAAGGCCCCTCGACGAGCTGGCACCGCTCGGTGCTGCTGGTGCTCGCCATCACCCTGCACAACATTCCCGAGGGCCTGGCCGTGGGCGTGGCCTTCGGCGCCGTGGCGGTGGGCGTGCCCGAGGCGAGCCTGGGCGCGGCCATGGCCCTGGCCCTGGGCATCGGCATCCAGAACTTCCCGGAGGGGCTGGCCGTGGCGGCGCCCCTGCGGCGCGAGGGCTGGTCGCGCACCAAGAGCTTCATGTACGGCCAGGCGTCGGGCATCGTCGAGCCCATCGCCGGCGTCATCGGCGCCGCGGCCGTGATCTGGATGCAGCCGATCCTGCCCTACGCCCTGAGCTTCGCCGCCGGGGCCATGATCTACGTGGTGGTCGAGGAGCTCATCCCCGAGTCGCAGCTCGAGAAGAACACCGATCTGGCCACCATCAGCGCCATGGTCGGCTTCGCGGTGATGATGTCCCTCGACGTGGCCCTGGGCTGAGCGCGGGCCCATGCCGAAGGTCGCCGCGATCATCTTCGACCTCGACGGCACGCTGGTGGCGTCGGGCCGGGACATCGCCCGCTCGGCCAACCACGTGCGCGAGGCCCTGGGCCTGCCGGCGCTGCCCGAGGCGACGGCCCGCTCCTACGTGGGCGACGGCGTGGTGCGGCTGCTCGAGCGCACCCTCGGCCACGACAGCGCCACCGGCCGGACGGGTGCGGCGGGCCGGGCGGTGACGCCCGACGAACTGCGCCGCGGTCTCGACCTCTTCGCCGCCCACTACGCCGACCACCTCCTCGACACGACGCGACCCTACCCCGGCGTGCCCGAGACCCTGGCCGCCCTGGCCCACGTGCCCCTGCTCGTGGCCACCAACAAGCCGCGGGGCTTCACCGACGCCATCCTGGCGGGCTGCGGCCTGGACGGGGTGTTCGCCCGGGTCGTGGGCGGCGACGAACCGCCGGCCCGCAAGCCCGACCCGGCCCACCTGGCCATGGCCACGGCGGGGCTGGGCCTCGAACCGGCCCGCGTGGTCATGGTGGGCGACAGCCCCAACGACGTGAACGCGGCGCGGGCCTTCGGCTGCGTCTCGGTGGGCTGCACCTTCGGCCTGGTCGAGCGCGCGGTCGTCCTGGCCAGCCGGCCCGACCACGTGATCGACGCCTTCGGCGAACTGCCGGCGGTGCTGGCGGACGGGCAGGGGAGCTGAGGGCGCGGCGGCGGGCTCAGGCCAGGGCGTCGCGCAGGCCCTCGAGGGTGGCCTGCACGTCGGCCACGGTGTAGGGGTCGTCGGGGGCCGGCTGGCGGCCGTGCACCTCGAAGCGGGGCGTCTCGCCGTAGGCGCGTCCCCAGCGGGCGTCGACCTGGCGCACGAAGTCGGTCAGGGCCAGGCGCGAGGCGAGCACCGTCTCGAGCCAGGTCCGCACCAGGCCGGCCGGATCGTCGAAGTGGTTGGCCAGCAGGGGCGGATTGCCCTCGAGGCGCACCAGGACCGTCTGGATCAGGATGCCCTCGGGATCGACGACGCGCTTTTCGAGAAGTTCGCGGGTGGCCATGAGCAGCTGCCGGTCGGGCCCCACGGGCGAGGCACCCTTGAGGGCGTCGCCCGCCTCGCGGCCGACGGCTTCGGCCACGTCGAAGGGGCGGCCCTGCCGGATCTCGCGGGTCAGGTCGTCCTCGGCGTCGGCGGCGGGGTCCGGGGCGTCGGGCCGCGGGTCTTTGTCCTTGGGCTGACTCATGATTCCCCATTATCATGGAAGCCGTTGCCACGGCCAAGCCGAAATCTGCGCCGCCCGCGCGGCGCCGGAGAGCCCTTGTCCCAGTCGCCCGACAACGCCACGACGCCGCCGCCCCATCTGGCCGGCGGCATGCCCGCCCGGGCGGGGCAGCTCATCCTGACGCGCCGCGTGCGCCTGGTGACGCCCCACCTGCCGGCGCCGTGCGGCCACCTGGTCGACTTCGGCTGCGGCAACGGGGCCCAGACCCTGCTCTTCGCGGGGCGGGCGGAGCGCCTCACCGGCGTCGACGTGGAGCCGGCCTTCCTGGCCGAGTTGGCCCGGGACGCCGCCGCCGCCGGCCTGGCCGACCGGGTCGCGGGGCGGGCCCTGGTCGACGGGCGCATCCCCCTGGACGACGCCAGCGCCGACGCCGTGACCTCGTTCACCGTGCTCGAGCACGTGCCCGACGAGCGTGCGGCCCTGGCCGAGATGCGCCGGGTGCTGAAACCGGGCGGGGTGCTCGTGGTGTCGGTGCCCAACCGCTGGTGGGTCTTCGAGACCCACGGCTGCGACCTGCCCCTGCTGCCCTGGAACCGGGTGCCGCTGGTGAGCTGGTGGCCCCGGGCCCTGCACGACCGCTGGGCCCGGGCCCGCATCTACCGGCTGCGGGAGATCGCGGACCTGGTCGCGGCGGCGGGATTCACGGTGGAAAAGCGGTTCCGCATGACGGCGCCCATGGATATGATCGGCAACGAGAAGCTGCGCCGCCTGGTCCGGACGACCCTGTTCCGGACCGATCTGGCGGCGCTCCCGGTGCAGGCCACGGAGAACTTCGTGGTCGCGCGCAAAACCCAGGCCCCCTAGGGCCGAAAGCGAGCGAGTCCGATGGCGATCGGCAACCAGTCCCCGCGCGGGGTGAAGGCGGTCCTGTTGATGAGTACGATCCTGACCCTGCTGGCCGGCTGCGGCGGCGACCGGCCCGAGCCGCCGGTGGCCCGGGTCGAACCCCACAGCATGACCATCCACGGCGACACCCGCGTCGACGACTACTACTGGCTGAACCAGCGGGACAATCCCGAGGTGATCGCCTACCTGGAAGCCGAGAACGCCTACCTCGACGCCATGATGAAGGACACCGCGACCCTGCAGCACACCCTCTTCGAGGAGATGAAGGGACGCATCAAGAAGGACGACAGCTCGGTCCCCTACGAGAAGGACGGGTACTGGTACTACAGCCGCTACGTGCCCGGCGGCGAGTACGCCCTGCACTGCCGGCGCCCCGGCGCCATGGAGGCGGCGGAGGAGGTGCTGCTCGACGGCAACGCCATGGGCCGGGACGAGGGCTACTTCTCCCTGCGCGGCGTGAGCGTGAGCCCGGACACGAAGCAGCTCGTCTACGGCGTGGACACCCAGGGCCGGCGCCTCTACACCCTGCACTTCAAGAACCTCGAGACGGGTGAACTGGCCCCCGAGCGCATTCCCGGCAGCACGGGCAACGTGGTGTGGGCCAACGACAACCAGACGGTGTTCTACGGCCGCCAGGACCCCGAGACCCTGCGCTCGTACCAGATCTGGCGCCACGCCGTGGGCAGCGACCCCGCGGGCGACACCCTCGTCTACCAGGAGGACGACGACACCTTCTCCTGCTACGTGAGGCGCTCGCGCTCGGACCGGTACCTGTACATCATCAGCGACCAGACCCTGAGCTCGGAAGTGCGCCTGCTCGAGGCCGACGATCCGTTCGGCGAGTTCCGCGTCTTCCAGCCGCGGCAGCGCGACGTGGAATACCACATCAGCCACCAGGGCGACCGCTTCCTCGTGCACACGAACCTGCACGCGCCCAACTTCCGCCTCATGGAGTGCGGCCTGCAGGAGACCTGGCTGGCCAACTGGCGCGAAGTGGTGCCCCATCGCACCGACGTGCTCCTGGAGGACGTGGACGCCTTCACCGACTGGCTCGTGCTGACCGAGCGGCGCGACGGCCTGAGCCACCTGCGCATCGTGCCCATGGATGGCGCGCCGGACCACGACCTGGACTTCGGCGAGCCGACCTGGTCGGTGTGGTCGTCGTTCAACCCGAACATGGACACCGACGTGCTCCGCTTCGGCTACGAGTCGCTGACGACCCCGACCACCACCTACGCCTACGACATGCGCACGCGCGAGAAGACGGTGCTGAAGCAGGAAGAGGTCCTCGGCGGCTTCGACGCCGGCGACTACGTGGCCGAGTACCTGCACGCCCCGGCCCGCGACGGGGTCCAGGTGCCCATCTCCCTGGTGCGGCGCAAGGACACGCCCGTCGACGGCACGGCCCCGCTGCTGCTCTACGCCTACGGCAGCTACGGCCTGAGCTCGGACGCCGGCTTCGACAGCGGGCGCCTGAGCCTGCTGGACCGCGGCTTCATCTACGCCATCGCCCACATCCGCGGCGGCCAGGAGATGGGCCGCTGGTGGTACGAGGACGGCAAGCTGCTCAAGAAGATGAACACCTTCACCGACTTCATCGACTGCGGCCACTACCTGGTGGACCGCCAGTACGCCCGCCCCGACGGCCTCTTCGCCTACGGCGGCTCGGCCGGCGGCCTGCTCATGGGCGCGATCGTGAACCTGGACCCGGACCTGTGGGCCGGCGTCACCGCCGCGGTGCCCTTCGTGGACGTGGTGACGACCATGCTCGACGAGTCGATCCCCCTGACCACGGGCGAGTTCGACGAGTGGGGCAACCCGAAGGAGAAGGTCTCCTACGACTACATGCTGAGCTACTCGCCCTACGACCAGGTGGGCGCCCACGCCTACCCGCCCCTGCTGGTGACGACCGGCCTGCACGACAGCCAGGTGCAGTACTTCGAGCCGGCCAAGTGGGTGGCCAAGCTGCGCGCGAAGAAGACCGACACCAACCCGCTGCTCTTCAAGACCAACATGGAGGCGGGCCACGGCGGCAAGAGCGGCCGCTTCCGCCGCCTCGAGGAGAAGGCGCTGATGTACGCGTTCTTCCTGGACCTGGCCGGCAGGAACTGACGGCCCGCCGCCGCCGCGCCGCCGCCGCGCAGCAGACGACCAAGGCCCCGGACACCGACGTCCGGGGCCTTGGCCTCTGTGCGAAACCGGAGGGGATCAGCAGGCGCCGCCGGTGCGGTCGTCGAAGCGGTCGCGGTTGATGTAGTCGTTGATCAGCAGCGCGATGCCCACCGCCCCGGTGATCAGCCCACCCACGACCAGCGGCAGGTGGAAGCCCACCAGCCCGATGTCGATGAACCGGTCGCCCGCCACCAGCGCGACGCCGATGGCCAGGCACACCATGCCGCTGCGGTAGGGCAGGCGCGGCCCCGACTTCTCCTGCACCTCGAGGGCGCCCGGATCGGCCCCGTGCTCGATGGCCTTCTCCATGAGCCGCATCTTCTGCTGCTTCTGCAGGTGCTCGGTGATGATCGCCACGATGGGGATGCCCATCGACAGGGTGATCACGATGATGGGCAGCAGCAGCCCCATGAACTGGGACTGGTCGGACTGGGCCAGGAATGCGATCATCGCACGGTCCTTTCGGCAGAGGTCGGTTGCGGGGTCTCGGCGTCGCGTTCACCGGGTCGGACCCGCCCGGTGCCCCGCACGTTACAGGATTTTCCGCCCGCATCCGACCGGTAACTTTTCCGCGCCCGACCGGGTCCCACCCGACATGAACGACGCCGTCCTCGACGCGCGCGAGCATCCGGACCGCTACCTGCCCCTGGATCGCCGCAGCGCCGCCCTCTTCCTCGCCGACTGGGAACCGCTCGTGCGCGGCGTGCTCCTGCGCATGCGCGTGCGCGAGCTGGACGCGGCGCTCAGCGAGGTCTTCCGCCGCGCCCTCCAGGGCCTGCCCGAGTTCCGGGGCGAG
This region includes:
- a CDS encoding methyltransferase domain-containing protein, translated to MSQSPDNATTPPPHLAGGMPARAGQLILTRRVRLVTPHLPAPCGHLVDFGCGNGAQTLLFAGRAERLTGVDVEPAFLAELARDAAAAGLADRVAGRALVDGRIPLDDASADAVTSFTVLEHVPDERAALAEMRRVLKPGGVLVVSVPNRWWVFETHGCDLPLLPWNRVPLVSWWPRALHDRWARARIYRLREIADLVAAAGFTVEKRFRMTAPMDMIGNEKLRRLVRTTLFRTDLAALPVQATENFVVARKTQAP
- a CDS encoding S9 family peptidase; the encoded protein is MAIGNQSPRGVKAVLLMSTILTLLAGCGGDRPEPPVARVEPHSMTIHGDTRVDDYYWLNQRDNPEVIAYLEAENAYLDAMMKDTATLQHTLFEEMKGRIKKDDSSVPYEKDGYWYYSRYVPGGEYALHCRRPGAMEAAEEVLLDGNAMGRDEGYFSLRGVSVSPDTKQLVYGVDTQGRRLYTLHFKNLETGELAPERIPGSTGNVVWANDNQTVFYGRQDPETLRSYQIWRHAVGSDPAGDTLVYQEDDDTFSCYVRRSRSDRYLYIISDQTLSSEVRLLEADDPFGEFRVFQPRQRDVEYHISHQGDRFLVHTNLHAPNFRLMECGLQETWLANWREVVPHRTDVLLEDVDAFTDWLVLTERRDGLSHLRIVPMDGAPDHDLDFGEPTWSVWSSFNPNMDTDVLRFGYESLTTPTTTYAYDMRTREKTVLKQEEVLGGFDAGDYVAEYLHAPARDGVQVPISLVRRKDTPVDGTAPLLLYAYGSYGLSSDAGFDSGRLSLLDRGFIYAIAHIRGGQEMGRWWYEDGKLLKKMNTFTDFIDCGHYLVDRQYARPDGLFAYGGSAGGLLMGAIVNLDPDLWAGVTAAVPFVDVVTTMLDESIPLTTGEFDEWGNPKEKVSYDYMLSYSPYDQVGAHAYPPLLVTTGLHDSQVQYFEPAKWVAKLRAKKTDTNPLLFKTNMEAGHGGKSGRFRRLEEKALMYAFFLDLAGRN